Proteins encoded together in one Papio anubis isolate 15944 chromosome 3, Panubis1.0, whole genome shotgun sequence window:
- the NAP1L5 gene encoding nucleosome assembly protein 1-like 5 translates to MADSENQGPAEPSQAAAAAEAAAEEVMAEGGAQGGDCDSAAGDPDSAAGQMAEEPQTPAENAPKPKNDFIESLPNSVKCRVLALKKLQKRCDKIEAKFDKEFQALEKKYNDIYKPLLAKIQELTGEMEGCAWTLEGEEEEEEEYEDDEEEGEEEEEEEAAAEAAAGAKHDDAHAEMPDDAKK, encoded by the coding sequence ATGGCCGACTCGGAAAACCAGGGGCCTGCGGAGCCTAGCcaggcggcggcagcggcggagGCAGCGGCGGAGGAGGTAATGGCGGAAGGCGGTGCGCAGGGTGGAGACTGTGACAGCGCGGCTGGTGACCCTGACAGCGCGGCTGGTCAGATGGCTGAGGAGCCCCAGACCCCTGCAGAGAATGCCCCAAAGCCGAAAAATGACTTTATCGAGAGCCTGCCTAATTCGGTGAAATGCCGAGTCCTGGCCCTCAAAAAGCTGCAGAAGCGATGCGATAAGATAGAAGCCAAATTTGATAAGGAATTTCAGGCTCTGGAAAAAAAGTATAATGACATCTATAAGCCCCTACTCGCCAAGATCCAAGAGCTCACCGGCGAGATGGAGGGGTGTGCATGGACcttggagggggaggaggaggaggaagaggagtacGAGGATGacgaggaggagggggaagaggaggaggaggaggaggctgcagcagaGGCTGCCGCGGGGGCCAAACATGACGATGCCCACGCCGAGATGCCTGATGACGCCAAGAAGTAA